In one Candidatus Paceibacterota bacterium genomic region, the following are encoded:
- a CDS encoding class I tRNA ligase family protein, giving the protein MDLPEREQKILEFWEKNLIFEKTLRKEAVNGDFVFYEGPPTANGKPGIHHIEARSFKDLIPRYKTMRGFRVLRKAGWDTHGLPVELEVEKKLGLKSKKDIEEYGIEKFNQKCKESVWEYKDEWEKITKRIGFWVDLENPYITYETDYIETLWWIIKQADEKGFLYKGHKVVPNCPRCGTALSSHEVAQGYKNVSEESVYARFKIKGKENDYILAWTTTPWTLPGNVALAVGSNIEYVKIKNKDAGDNLILAKERLAAIDGEYEILEELKGADLVGLEYEPLFSGAIPENTPNFEKAFKVYSADFVSTEDGIGVVHTAVMYGIDDYELGEKIGLPKFHTVNSDGTFNESVPKWKGKFVKDTDKEIISDLESRGFLFKTENYSHDYPFCWRCGTPLLYYAKDSWFFKMSGLRDELVKNNEKINWIPGHIKEGRFGEWLKDAKDWAISRERYWGTPMPVWECEKCGKRKIAGSIDEIREEFGNPNKIFLVRHGEAETTLKGVGNSMPETEKYPLTGKGRDQIKELAKILKDEKINFIYASPILRTKETAEIIADKLGLEIIFDERLRETGLGEFNNKKIEELHSIYPTKESRAGETVRGVESGRDVRKRFEEFLSEINQKHKNKNIAVVSHGDPLQIFYGLCRGEDLMDSFRGWYPKKGETKIVYSKPVDLHRPFIDEVKLKCECGADMKRAAEVMDCWFDSGSMPFAQVHYPFENKGLVDDKKLFPADFISEAIDQTRGWFYTLLAVSTMLGFKEPYKNAICLGHVLDKNGQKMSKSKGNVVNPWEMIDKYGADSVRWYLYTVNQPGEQKRFDENDLKLSKRMFTTLFNVLSFYKMFSAAGQPEKIGVEEPAHVLDKWILNYLAKTEIEITDLLEKYDITSSARKIEAFINDLSVWYLRRSRERFKGEDEKDKAAAQKTLGEVLLSVSKLLAPFAPFSAEAVYKELCEEKESVHLENWTKADEEYDEKILEEMARVRNDVSVGLDLRLKSGIKVRQPLSSFETPNKFGAEFSALIKDELNVKEIKFGKEYKIDARITDELKKEGMLREITRAIQDLRKKAGFVQSDKIILAVDTDAGGKDFMSGFEEKIKSATNLSEIKFVSFEEGEKFEVGESSFRIKIEK; this is encoded by the coding sequence ATGGATTTACCCGAAAGAGAGCAAAAGATTTTGGAGTTTTGGGAGAAGAACCTGATTTTTGAAAAAACGCTTCGCAAAGAAGCGGTTAATGGCGATTTTGTTTTTTATGAAGGACCTCCGACTGCCAATGGCAAGCCGGGCATTCATCATATTGAAGCGCGCTCTTTTAAAGATTTGATACCTCGCTACAAAACAATGAGGGGTTTTCGTGTTTTGAGAAAAGCCGGCTGGGACACCCATGGCCTTCCGGTGGAGCTTGAAGTCGAGAAAAAATTAGGGCTTAAAAGTAAAAAAGACATTGAAGAATATGGAATAGAAAAATTCAATCAAAAATGCAAAGAAAGCGTCTGGGAGTATAAAGACGAATGGGAAAAAATAACAAAACGAATCGGATTTTGGGTTGATTTGGAAAATCCGTACATCACTTATGAGACGGATTATATAGAAACGCTTTGGTGGATTATAAAACAGGCGGATGAGAAAGGATTTTTGTACAAAGGACACAAGGTGGTGCCAAATTGCCCGCGTTGCGGCACGGCGCTTTCTTCTCATGAAGTCGCGCAGGGGTATAAAAATGTAAGCGAAGAATCGGTCTATGCGAGATTTAAAATCAAAGGCAAAGAAAATGATTATATTTTGGCGTGGACAACGACTCCTTGGACATTGCCGGGAAACGTGGCTCTTGCGGTTGGAAGCAATATTGAGTACGTAAAAATTAAAAATAAAGATGCCGGAGATAATTTAATTTTAGCGAAGGAACGATTGGCTGCTATTGATGGCGAATACGAAATTTTGGAAGAATTGAAAGGCGCTGACCTCGTCGGTCTTGAATACGAACCTCTTTTCTCGGGCGCGATCCCCGAAAATACGCCGAATTTTGAAAAAGCTTTTAAAGTTTATTCTGCTGATTTTGTTTCAACCGAAGATGGCATCGGTGTGGTGCACACCGCGGTAATGTATGGGATAGACGATTATGAACTCGGAGAAAAAATTGGGCTTCCGAAATTTCACACGGTTAATTCTGACGGAACTTTCAATGAAAGCGTGCCGAAGTGGAAAGGAAAATTTGTAAAAGACACTGACAAAGAAATTATTTCCGATTTGGAATCTCGCGGATTTTTGTTTAAAACCGAAAATTATTCTCATGATTATCCTTTTTGCTGGAGATGCGGAACTCCGCTTCTTTACTACGCCAAAGACTCGTGGTTTTTCAAGATGAGCGGACTTCGCGACGAGCTTGTAAAAAATAACGAAAAAATAAACTGGATCCCCGGACATATTAAAGAAGGAAGGTTTGGCGAGTGGCTAAAAGACGCGAAAGACTGGGCAATATCCCGAGAAAGATATTGGGGAACTCCGATGCCGGTTTGGGAATGCGAAAAGTGCGGCAAAAGAAAGATAGCGGGTTCAATAGATGAAATCCGCGAAGAGTTCGGAAACCCGAATAAAATTTTTCTGGTGCGGCATGGAGAAGCGGAAACTACGCTGAAGGGAGTTGGAAATTCAATGCCAGAAACGGAGAAGTACCCACTTACGGGAAAAGGGAGGGATCAAATTAAAGAATTAGCAAAAATCTTAAAGGATGAAAAAATAAATTTTATTTATGCTTCGCCGATTTTAAGGACAAAAGAAACAGCGGAAATAATAGCGGACAAGCTTGGGCTTGAAATTATTTTTGACGAACGGCTAAGAGAAACAGGGCTTGGAGAATTCAATAACAAAAAAATTGAAGAGCTTCATAGTATTTATCCGACGAAAGAATCTCGCGCGGGCGAAACCGTACGCGGAGTTGAAAGCGGAAGAGACGTGAGGAAAAGATTTGAAGAATTTTTAAGCGAAATAAATCAAAAACACAAAAACAAAAATATTGCGGTTGTTTCTCATGGCGACCCGCTTCAGATTTTTTACGGCCTTTGCCGCGGCGAAGATTTAATGGATTCGTTTCGCGGCTGGTATCCGAAAAAAGGTGAGACGAAAATAGTTTATTCAAAACCCGTTGATTTGCACAGGCCTTTTATAGATGAAGTGAAATTGAAATGCGAATGCGGAGCGGATATGAAAAGAGCGGCGGAGGTTATGGATTGCTGGTTTGATTCCGGGTCAATGCCGTTTGCTCAGGTTCATTATCCTTTTGAAAATAAAGGATTGGTTGATGATAAAAAACTTTTTCCCGCGGACTTCATTTCCGAAGCCATAGACCAGACGCGCGGATGGTTTTACACTTTGCTCGCGGTTTCCACGATGCTCGGCTTTAAAGAGCCATACAAAAACGCTATTTGCCTCGGGCATGTTCTTGATAAAAACGGGCAAAAAATGAGCAAAAGCAAGGGGAACGTCGTAAATCCCTGGGAAATGATAGACAAATACGGAGCTGACAGCGTGAGGTGGTATCTTTACACCGTAAACCAACCCGGAGAGCAGAAGCGTTTTGATGAAAATGACCTGAAGCTTTCAAAGAGGATGTTTACGACGCTTTTTAATGTTTTGTCTTTTTACAAAATGTTTTCAGCGGCTGGGCAGCCGGAAAAAATTGGAGTGGAAGAACCGGCGCACGTTTTGGACAAATGGATTTTAAATTATCTGGCGAAAACAGAAATTGAGATAACCGATCTTTTGGAAAAATACGATATAACCTCCAGCGCTCGAAAAATTGAAGCGTTTATAAACGATTTGTCTGTTTGGTATTTAAGACGTTCTCGTGAAAGATTTAAGGGGGAAGACGAAAAAGATAAAGCCGCCGCCCAAAAAACGCTTGGTGAGGTTTTGCTTTCAGTTTCAAAACTTCTGGCTCCCTTCGCGCCATTTTCCGCGGAGGCTGTTTATAAAGAACTTTGCGAAGAAAAAGAATCGGTTCATTTGGAAAATTGGACAAAGGCTGACGAAGAATACGATGAAAAAATTTTGGAAGAAATGGCAAGGGTCAGAAATGACGTTTCAGTCGGTTTGGACTTGCGGCTTAAATCTGGAATAAAAGTGCGCCAGCCGCTTTCATCTTTTGAAACGCCGAATAAATTTGGCGCCGAATTTTCCGCGTTGATAAAAGACGAGCTTAATGTAAAAGAAATAAAATTCGGCAAGGAATATAAAATTGATGCAAGAATTACCGACGAGCTGAAAAAAGAGGGGATGTTAAGGGAAATAACCCGCGCGATACAGGATTTGCGCAAAAAAGCCGGGTTTGTTCAATCTGACAAAATTATTTTGGCGGTTGATACGGATGCCGGAGGCAAAGATTTTATGAGCGGGTTTGAAGAAAAGATAAAATCCGCGACCAATTTGTCGGAAATAAAATTTGTTTCTTTTGAAGAAGGCGAAAAATTTGAAGTAGGCGAATCAAGCTTCAGGATAAAAATCGAAAAATAA
- the recO gene encoding DNA repair protein RecO, producing MAYSVYTSEAVVLKKRDVGEADRSFSVFTKNFGRIEAFSRGVRLLKSKLRYNLSHPAVLRLSFIPTQNGLWRIIDAEEIKVLRNTKLDSAKFQCVLKFFALLERLLQGQEEDAALWKETRDFLEKIEEEKYGAEDINDFFVYTGLKILGHMGYADRNVYSGDFSLKDVRPNRKFFVDSFKRGLENSHL from the coding sequence ATGGCTTATTCCGTCTATACCAGCGAAGCTGTGGTTTTAAAAAAACGGGATGTCGGCGAAGCCGACAGAAGTTTTTCCGTTTTTACCAAAAATTTCGGGAGAATTGAAGCGTTTAGCCGGGGTGTCCGGCTTTTAAAATCCAAACTCCGCTATAATCTTTCACATCCTGCCGTTTTAAGGCTGTCTTTTATTCCCACGCAAAACGGATTATGGCGGATTATTGATGCCGAGGAAATTAAAGTTTTGAGAAATACCAAATTGGATTCGGCAAAATTTCAATGTGTTCTGAAATTTTTTGCTTTGCTTGAGAGATTGCTTCAGGGTCAGGAAGAAGACGCGGCTCTTTGGAAAGAGACTAGAGATTTTTTGGAAAAAATTGAAGAAGAAAAATACGGAGCAGAAGATATAAATGATTTTTTTGTCTATACCGGGCTTAAAATACTTGGTCACATGGGCTATGCCGACAGAAATGTTTATTCCGGAGATTTTTCTTTGAAAGATGTCAGGCCAAACAGAAAATTTTTTGTTGATTCTTTCAAACGCGGTCTGGAAAATAGCCATCTGTAA
- a CDS encoding glycine--tRNA ligase produces MAKEQDKMEKIISLAKRRGFVYPGSEIYGGLAGIYDYGPLGVEMRHNIKQYFWKKFIIEREDVYGMGAAILMPAKVWEASGHTGVAGLVDPLVECKICHERVRADQPEAIADHEKLHKNEKTKMEWTEPTVFNLLVSTRLGASEKSATQVYLRGEITQGVHVNFKNVLDSMHPKIPFGIGQIGKAFRNEITPRDFLYRQREFEQMELQYYIKPDEAEGKKQYEYWKQFAFDWYLGLGFKKENLRLRQHAPDERAHYAKDAWDIEYDTPFAGWKEAWGLHHRGDWDLKRHNEYSNTDMTYYDEETKERFIPWDIECSGGVDRAFLFVLLEAYTEDELGGETRAYLKLSPKLAPVKAAVFPLLKNKPVLVEKARGVYKILKDEFGAIMFDDNGNIGKRYRRQDEIGTPFCVTIDFETLENDTMTIRDRDTGKQERIDIKEISAYFQERLK; encoded by the coding sequence ATGGCAAAAGAACAGGATAAAATGGAAAAAATAATTTCGCTCGCGAAACGTCGGGGGTTTGTTTATCCGGGCTCGGAAATTTACGGAGGACTCGCCGGCATTTATGATTACGGACCGCTTGGCGTCGAGATGCGCCACAACATAAAGCAGTATTTTTGGAAGAAATTTATTATTGAGCGCGAAGACGTCTACGGTATGGGTGCCGCCATTTTGATGCCGGCTAAAGTCTGGGAGGCATCGGGGCATACGGGAGTCGCCGGATTAGTGGATCCTCTTGTTGAATGCAAAATTTGCCATGAAAGGGTGCGGGCCGACCAACCGGAAGCGATAGCTGACCACGAGAAACTTCACAAGAACGAAAAAACCAAAATGGAATGGACAGAGCCGACAGTTTTTAATCTGTTGGTCAGCACCAGGCTTGGCGCTTCGGAAAAATCCGCCACTCAAGTTTATTTGCGCGGTGAAATTACCCAGGGGGTTCACGTCAATTTCAAAAACGTTTTGGATTCAATGCATCCGAAGATTCCGTTTGGTATCGGACAAATCGGAAAAGCTTTCAGAAATGAAATCACGCCGCGAGATTTTCTTTACCGTCAGCGTGAATTTGAACAGATGGAATTGCAGTATTATATCAAGCCCGATGAGGCCGAAGGCAAAAAACAATACGAGTACTGGAAACAGTTCGCTTTTGATTGGTACCTTGGTTTGGGCTTTAAAAAAGAGAATCTTCGTCTGCGTCAGCACGCGCCGGATGAACGCGCTCATTATGCCAAAGATGCTTGGGATATAGAATACGATACCCCTTTCGCCGGATGGAAAGAGGCTTGGGGGCTTCACCATCGGGGAGATTGGGATTTGAAGCGCCACAACGAATATTCAAACACAGATATGACTTATTACGACGAGGAGACAAAGGAAAGGTTTATTCCCTGGGATATTGAATGTTCCGGCGGAGTTGACAGGGCTTTTCTTTTTGTATTGCTTGAGGCCTATACCGAAGACGAACTAGGAGGCGAGACTAGGGCGTATTTAAAACTTTCTCCGAAACTGGCGCCTGTCAAAGCAGCGGTTTTTCCTCTTCTGAAGAACAAACCGGTTTTGGTAGAAAAAGCGAGAGGAGTTTATAAAATTTTGAAAGATGAGTTCGGAGCGATTATGTTTGACGATAACGGGAATATCGGCAAACGATACAGGAGGCAGGATGAAATAGGCACTCCGTTTTGCGTAACTATAGATTTTGAAACTTTGGAAAACGACACGATGACGATTCGCGACCGCGATACAGGAAAGCAGGAGAGAATTGACATAAAAGAAATTTCGGCATATTTTCAGGAAAGGTTGAAGTAA
- a CDS encoding pitrilysin family protein, whose translation MINFKKKTLKNGLKIIAAPMKNSEASTLLALVGTGSRNENKKINGISHFLEHMYFKGTKKRPKMGQIHTEMDRMGAAHNAFTSKETTGFWIKSSGKDFDKGCDIVSDMLLNPVFKPEEIEKERGVILQEISMYEDEPRRRVWEVLENVILGDQPIGWNIAGTKETVSKISKKDIIDYRDKNYLSENTIIVATGDFEAEDVFKKIEKYFGGFKKGKNRPAEKAVLPNKETRAKIIYKDSDQTHLALGIRAYDMFDERRYPLGLLSLIVGGNSSSRLWMEIREKLGLAYYVFSFAEQFLDCGYFGIGSGIPHEKLEAVSKKIIEVLKSIKLKGVSDKELKDAKSYTRGQMALKLETSDEIASFCAGQEIFYDEILQPEEILKKIEKTSKNDILKIANDIFVSDKISMTVIGKHSNPEQKEDFYKKLFSRI comes from the coding sequence ATGATAAATTTCAAAAAGAAAACTTTAAAAAATGGGCTCAAAATAATAGCCGCGCCGATGAAGAACTCCGAAGCGTCCACTCTTTTGGCCTTGGTCGGAACAGGCTCGCGCAATGAAAACAAGAAGATAAACGGCATCTCTCATTTTTTGGAGCATATGTATTTTAAGGGAACCAAAAAGCGTCCGAAGATGGGTCAAATTCATACGGAAATGGACAGGATGGGAGCCGCCCATAATGCTTTCACTTCCAAAGAAACAACCGGGTTTTGGATAAAATCTTCAGGAAAAGATTTTGATAAAGGCTGTGATATTGTGTCTGACATGCTTTTGAACCCGGTTTTTAAGCCGGAAGAAATAGAAAAGGAAAGGGGGGTGATACTTCAGGAAATAAGCATGTATGAAGACGAACCCCGCCGCCGAGTTTGGGAAGTTTTGGAAAACGTAATTTTGGGCGACCAGCCGATTGGCTGGAATATTGCCGGAACCAAAGAAACTGTTTCAAAAATTTCCAAAAAAGACATAATTGATTACCGCGATAAAAATTATCTGTCTGAAAATACCATTATTGTCGCGACTGGAGATTTTGAAGCGGAGGACGTTTTTAAAAAAATAGAAAAATATTTCGGCGGGTTTAAAAAAGGGAAAAATAGACCGGCTGAAAAAGCTGTTTTGCCGAACAAGGAAACAAGGGCGAAAATAATTTACAAAGATTCCGACCAGACTCATCTGGCTTTGGGAATTCGCGCTTACGATATGTTTGACGAAAGGCGCTATCCTTTGGGGCTTCTTTCTTTAATTGTGGGCGGAAATTCTTCTTCTCGTCTATGGATGGAAATACGGGAAAAACTCGGGCTTGCTTATTATGTTTTTTCTTTTGCGGAGCAGTTTCTTGACTGCGGTTATTTCGGAATAGGAAGCGGCATACCGCATGAAAAATTGGAAGCGGTTTCCAAAAAAATCATCGAAGTCCTTAAATCGATAAAATTGAAAGGAGTTTCGGACAAAGAATTAAAAGATGCCAAAAGTTATACCCGGGGTCAGATGGCTTTAAAGCTTGAAACTTCCGATGAAATAGCGTCTTTTTGCGCGGGCCAGGAGATTTTTTACGACGAAATTCTCCAGCCGGAAGAGATTCTTAAAAAGATTGAAAAGACGAGCAAAAATGATATCCTAAAGATAGCGAATGATATTTTCGTTTCGGATAAAATCAGCATGACAGTGATAGGGAAACATTCTAATCCGGAACAAAAAGAAGATTTTTACAAAAAATTATTTTCAAGAATATAA
- a CDS encoding AI-2E family transporter: MPEQHKKNIVEISFGTIIKTAILVIAIAVLYYIRDIVAMILFAIVVASAVEPGAEWFEKRKIPRVFAVIFIYVAAFVVLGATFYLIVPNFISEISNFISSLPAFFQNPTFLQKIISLAPSSSDGSLASLFQEIFVQFQSQISKVASGFFKTTASVFGGAMSFVLLIVLSFYLSVQKDGLEDFLKIVTPIKYEDYILGLWQRSRTKIGLWMQGQILLGILVGVLVFLGLTILDVEYSLSFALFAAVFEIIPIFGPVLASIPPIAVAFLESPTLALEVAILFIIVQQFENHLIYPLVVKKIVGVPPTLVILALLVGGKLGGFLGILLAVPLATVLKEFFNDVAAKKHPIATK, translated from the coding sequence ATGCCGGAACAGCATAAAAAAAATATAGTGGAGATAAGTTTTGGTACGATAATAAAAACCGCTATTTTGGTGATAGCGATTGCTGTTCTCTATTATATACGCGATATAGTTGCGATGATCCTTTTCGCCATAGTCGTTGCTTCGGCTGTCGAGCCGGGAGCGGAATGGTTTGAAAAAAGAAAAATTCCCCGCGTTTTTGCCGTCATATTCATCTATGTAGCGGCTTTCGTTGTTCTGGGCGCCACTTTTTATCTTATCGTCCCGAATTTTATTTCAGAAATTTCCAATTTTATTTCTTCTCTCCCCGCTTTTTTCCAGAATCCTACCTTCCTTCAAAAAATTATTTCACTCGCGCCGTCGTCTTCCGACGGTTCTCTCGCCTCTCTCTTCCAAGAGATTTTCGTGCAATTTCAGAGCCAGATAAGCAAGGTGGCTTCCGGATTTTTCAAAACAACCGCCAGCGTTTTCGGGGGAGCGATGTCTTTTGTCCTTCTCATCGTTCTTTCTTTCTATCTTTCAGTGCAAAAGGACGGGCTTGAAGATTTTCTAAAGATAGTCACCCCTATAAAATACGAAGATTATATTCTTGGTTTGTGGCAAAGGTCGCGAACAAAAATCGGGCTTTGGATGCAGGGGCAGATACTTCTTGGAATTTTAGTTGGTGTTTTGGTGTTTTTGGGACTTACAATTTTGGACGTGGAATATTCTTTGTCCTTCGCTTTGTTCGCGGCAGTTTTCGAAATTATACCGATATTCGGACCGGTCCTTGCTTCTATTCCGCCCATAGCCGTGGCTTTTTTGGAAAGTCCGACCCTTGCCTTGGAAGTCGCCATCCTTTTTATAATCGTACAGCAATTTGAAAATCATCTTATTTATCCTCTTGTCGTGAAAAAAATAGTAGGCGTTCCCCCCACTCTCGTGATTTTGGCTCTTCTTGTGGGAGGCAAGCTGGGCGGTTTTTTGGGGATACTTTTGGCTGTTCCGCTCGCAACCGTCTTGAAAGAATTTTTTAACGATGTCGCGGCAAAAAAACACCCGATTGCGACAAAATAA
- the metG gene encoding methionine--tRNA ligase, giving the protein MDDAKSRFYISTPIYYVNASPHIGHAYTSVLADSLARYNYLSGKEIFFLTGTDEHGAKVSRAADAKNIPVKDFVDENSERFRALATALNLSLNDFIRTSDEKKHWPGVEKLWQTLANNGDIYKSTYKGLYCVGCEAFITEKDLVDGKCVYHGKEPEIIEEENYFFRLSKYGDKIKDAIEKGEMKIFPDSRKNEVLSFINDGLSDISVSRPARDVKWGIPVPADPSQIIYVWLDALANYISALGFGRGDDSLFQKFWPVNLHVLAKDILRFHAVIWPAVLLSAEMPLPKALLVHGFINVSGKKMSKSIGNVVDPFDLISRYSADSLRHYLLREISPFEDGDFTEEKFKISYNANLANGLGNCVSRIVKMALSYFEGKVIKPDEASLSAVPLKEKGEETFSLPYIFEHQVWPEYEKLMSDMKINEAVEHAGSAVSLLDNYIQQYEPFKLIKTDPQKTSVVLWSLLDGIANISWLIYPFMPETAEKIMKSLGVLASKKSWQDFSVTPVENLFPKKL; this is encoded by the coding sequence ATGGATGACGCGAAATCCCGTTTCTACATTTCCACTCCGATCTATTACGTAAACGCAAGTCCTCACATAGGACACGCTTATACTTCTGTCTTGGCTGATTCTTTGGCCCGGTATAATTATCTTTCGGGAAAAGAAATTTTTTTTCTCACCGGCACTGATGAGCACGGAGCGAAAGTCAGTCGCGCCGCTGACGCGAAAAATATTCCGGTAAAAGATTTTGTGGATGAAAATTCGGAACGTTTTCGCGCCCTGGCGACCGCGCTTAATCTTTCTCTAAATGATTTTATCAGGACGTCTGACGAGAAAAAACATTGGCCCGGGGTTGAAAAACTTTGGCAGACTCTTGCCAACAATGGCGATATCTACAAAAGCACGTATAAAGGGCTTTATTGCGTCGGATGCGAAGCTTTTATTACGGAAAAAGATTTAGTGGATGGAAAATGCGTTTATCACGGGAAGGAACCCGAAATAATAGAAGAAGAAAATTATTTTTTCCGTCTTTCAAAATATGGCGATAAAATAAAAGACGCCATTGAAAAAGGAGAGATGAAAATTTTTCCGGACAGCAGAAAAAACGAAGTACTTTCTTTTATAAACGACGGGCTTTCGGACATAAGCGTTTCTCGCCCGGCGCGGGACGTGAAATGGGGAATTCCGGTGCCGGCTGATCCGAGCCAAATTATTTACGTGTGGCTTGATGCTTTGGCGAATTATATTTCTGCTTTAGGTTTTGGCCGCGGCGATGACAGTCTTTTTCAAAAATTTTGGCCGGTGAATTTGCACGTTTTGGCGAAGGATATTTTAAGATTTCATGCCGTAATATGGCCGGCGGTTCTTCTTTCGGCAGAGATGCCTCTTCCGAAGGCGCTTCTGGTTCACGGGTTTATAAATGTTTCCGGCAAAAAGATGTCAAAATCAATCGGCAACGTCGTTGACCCTTTTGATTTGATAAGCCGTTATTCCGCCGATTCCCTGCGCCATTATCTTTTGCGGGAAATTTCTCCTTTTGAAGACGGCGATTTTACGGAAGAAAAATTCAAAATTTCTTACAACGCCAACTTGGCGAACGGCCTTGGAAATTGCGTCTCGAGAATAGTAAAAATGGCTTTGTCGTATTTTGAAGGAAAAGTCATTAAGCCCGACGAGGCGTCATTAAGCGCGGTGCCGCTAAAGGAAAAAGGAGAAGAAACTTTTTCCCTTCCTTATATTTTTGAACATCAAGTTTGGCCGGAATATGAAAAATTGATGTCTGACATGAAGATAAATGAAGCTGTGGAGCATGCCGGTTCGGCAGTATCGCTTTTGGACAATTATATTCAGCAATACGAACCGTTTAAACTTATAAAAACAGACCCGCAAAAAACTTCCGTAGTTTTATGGAGTCTTTTGGACGGTATCGCCAATATTTCCTGGCTTATCTATCCGTTTATGCCGGAAACCGCCGAGAAAATAATGAAATCGCTCGGCGTTTTGGCATCCAAAAAAAGTTGGCAGGATTTTTCAGTAACTCCGGTTGAAAATCTTTTTCCGAAAAAATTGTGA
- a CDS encoding TatD family hydrolase: MQPKFIDIHCHLDFEQFDKDREEVIGRMVEENMLAINIGADLESSLRSVELSQNYDFIFASAGIHPHEAEKDIDWDNFLKLVKSDKIVAIGECGLDYYRGLGDKKLQEELFRKQIEIAIKLKKPLVIHCREARLDLPRLAEASRAHNEVLKILSDYPGVRANIHFFSGNWRQAKKYLELGFFLSFAGPITFSRDYDEVIKNMPLERIMAETDSPFAAPSPWRGRRNEPVFVKEIIKRIAEIKEIGFEETEQKMLKNAVDFFGLKI; the protein is encoded by the coding sequence ATGCAGCCAAAATTTATAGATATACACTGCCATTTGGATTTTGAGCAATTTGACAAGGACAGAGAAGAAGTTATCGGCCGGATGGTTGAAGAAAATATGCTCGCGATAAATATCGGAGCGGATTTGGAGAGCTCCCTGCGTTCCGTAGAGCTTTCTCAGAACTACGATTTTATTTTCGCTTCGGCGGGTATCCATCCTCATGAAGCTGAAAAAGATATTGACTGGGATAATTTTTTAAAGCTTGTAAAAAGCGATAAGATCGTGGCGATTGGAGAATGCGGATTGGATTATTACCGAGGTTTGGGGGATAAAAAATTGCAGGAAGAATTATTCCGAAAACAGATAGAAATCGCGATTAAATTAAAAAAACCGCTGGTGATTCATTGCCGTGAAGCCCGCCTCGACTTGCCGAGGCTTGCCGAGGCGAGTCGGGCCCATAATGAAGTCTTGAAAATTTTGTCCGATTATCCGGGCGTAAGAGCCAACATCCATTTTTTTTCGGGGAACTGGCGGCAGGCGAAAAAATATCTTGAACTCGGATTTTTTCTTTCTTTTGCCGGTCCGATTACTTTCTCTCGCGATTACGACGAAGTTATAAAAAATATGCCGCTTGAGAGAATAATGGCGGAGACAGATTCTCCTTTCGCCGCGCCCAGTCCGTGGCGAGGCAGGCGCAATGAGCCGGTTTTTGTGAAAGAAATAATTAAAAGAATAGCGGAGATAAAGGAAATTGGTTTTGAAGAAACGGAACAAAAGATGCTAAAAAATGCGGTTGATTTTTTCGGTCTGAAAATCTAA